One genomic window of Syngnathus acus chromosome 11, fSynAcu1.2, whole genome shotgun sequence includes the following:
- the LOC119130143 gene encoding cilia- and flagella-associated protein 69-like isoform X2 translates to MHERHLFVLKKLFKKKQHGFLLRELVIITRILKVCGEKADKHPEFCGILCEALKISRLPFLKERVSDELNYAEDVKQFLSRIGYLMKVLDGEVRRHVVESVKSFYSISVPDKAPLDGPQPTSPGYRLQLLERSDLAKTLFLSVAALEKQPAIKLLLLQTLQMLSSTSDMNCALILSAQGAESICLRMNEPDPSGMILFHSSEILWNLLESGNKAAVAAQLSSVECAISLKEAFIHALLNTFRHVDLQVRNDLLVLTTLFAENSCALLIESLFARQLVALSTFPELKSGTSLVGKLKLTYNMEDLQMKKLLLNLLLVMSRDPAIIPIFKEEQVILALLTLAKPPVASAEVKSGSRHWSSVQLEELQLQALAVLATLAPLVLDHYMSCYGNVTLLHLLDWCVMEDGYCGQGHSFHATGGRGSKKAHMRYSIRLMRSVTSLDDRNLNQDLCDQGTIHLLLELLIRMESSPGDEDAVTVEMKSDVLIILSALCENNMHRKELFGSVGVEMMVHFLRRGASMFYSGLGHNKLLLSTLVCVRTCIVGCYTTEDYFLIQDGVLVLLDLLSSSPKCVHCVVLATLLELCDNRNTIFHILSWSDGGGRTAPSLLLRVWRREEEDLGVNRNQYGGIADPKEPVLAHRKVDDAELMSILDTTSTVVLEMQENLLAKIYLTFCRIGFEDLPGLSLRDRVTLSIVKRYLDFKVSEVWDEISRELSLEGIRPVTPDLEILLSAQQMSQRTAEAVVAEQEEILRQYDEEANREEELMYEEMKSHWKQRQLTAKSWSNFVSKTSNYDILKEIKEKRQKHIESIRPEPALEDLGQRHEGVFIGKLLADTINDARGGVNLKVVQTPVMAAAHEEALRAPREPHYFNTFPD, encoded by the exons ATGCATGAGAGGCACCTTTTTGTGCTCAAGAAGCTGTTCAAGAAGAAACAACACGGCTTT CTGCTGAGGGAGCTAGTGATCATCACAAGGATCCTCAAAGTCTGCGGCGAGAAGGCCGACAAGCACCCGGAATTCTGCGGCATTCTGTGCGAGGCTCTGAAGATTTCCAG GCTTCCCTTCCTGAAAGAGAGAGTGTCGGATGAGCTCAACTATGCTGAAGATGTCAAGCAGTTTCTCTCTCGCATTG GCTACCTGATGAAGGTGTTGGACGGCGAGGTGAGGCGTCATGTCGTGGAGTCGGTCAAGTCTTTCTACAGCATCTCGGTTCCAGACAAAGCGCCGCTTGACG GCCCTCAACCGACGTCCCCCGGCTACCGACTTCAGCTTCTGGAGCGTAGCGATCTAGCCAAGACGCTCTTCCTATCCGTGGCGGCGCTGGAGAAGCAACCCGCCATCAAGCTCCTGCTCCTGCAAACACTTCAGATGCTCTCCAGCACATCTG ATATGAACTGCGCTTTAATATTGAGCGCGCAAGGGGCCGAAAGCATCTGTCTGCGCATGAACGAACCCGACCCGTCCGGAATGATCCTGTTCCATTCCTCGGAAATCCTCTGGAACCTTTTGGAGAGTGGCAACAAGGCCGCAGTGGCCGCCCAGCTAAGCAGCGTGGAGTGCGCCAT ATCTCTAAAAGAAGCATTTATCCACGCTCTCCTCAACACTTTCCGACACGTTGACCTCCAAGTCCGCAACGATCTTCTGGTGCTCACCACCCTCTTTGCTGAGAACTCCTGCGCTCTCCTCATT GAGAGCCTATTCGCCAGGCAGCTCGTTGCGCTCAGCACGTTTCCCGAAC TGAAGAGTGGCACTAGTTTGGTGGGCAAGCTGAAGCTGACGTACAATATGGAAGACCTACAAATGAAGAAGCTGCTGTTAAATCTGCTACTTGTCATGTCCAGAGATCCCGCAATCATTCCG ATCTTCAAGGAGGAACAAGTGATACTAGCCCTGCTGACCTTGGCCAAACCACCCGTCGCCTCCGCCGAAGTCAAATCGGGGTCTCGGCATTGGTCGTCCGTCCAGCTGGAGGAGCTTCAGCTGCAGGCTCTGGCAGTCCTCGCCACTTTGGCGCCGCTGGTTCTGGACCACTACATGTCTTGTTATGGCAACGTGACCCTGTTGCACCTTCTGGACTGGTGCGTCATGGAAG ACGGCTACTGTGGTCAAGGTCACAGCTTCCACGCCACCGGAGGCCGAGGCAGCAAGAAGGCTCACATGCGATACTCCATCAGACTGATGAGATCTGTTACCTCGCTGGATGACAGGAACCTCAACCAGGACCTGTGCGACCAGGGGACCATACATCTGCTTCTAG AGCTTCTAATACGGATGGAGTCGAGCCCCGGCGATGAGGATGCGGTCACCGTGGAGATGAAGTCCGACGTGCTGATCATCCTCTCGGCGCTTTGTGAGAACAACATGCACAGGAAG GAGCTGTTTGGGTCCGTGGGCGTGGAGATGATGGTCCATTTCCTGAGGAGGGGCGCCAGTATGTTCTACAGCGGCCTGGGACACAACAAGCTCCTCCTCTCGACCTTGGTGTGCGTGCG CACCTGCATCGTGGGCTGCTACACAACAGAGGATTACTTCCTAATCCAAGATGGGGTGCTGGTTTTACTCGACCTACTCAGT TCGAGTCCCAAGTGTGTTCACTGCGTGGTCCTGGCCACTCTGTTGGAGCTGTGCGACAACCGGAACACGATTTTTCACATTCTGAGCTGGAGCGACGGCGGAGGCCGGACGGCTCCGAGTCTCCTGCTGCGAGTGTGGCGgcgagaggaggaggatcTTGGAGTCAACCGGAACCAATACGGCGGGATCGCAG ACCCGAAGGAGCCCGTCCTGGCCCATCGGAAGGTGGACGACGCAGAGCTGATGTCGATTCTGGATACAACCAGCACCGTCGTGCTGGAGATGCAAGAAAACCTGCTGGCCAAGATTTACTTGACCTTCTGCAGAATTG GTTTCGAGGATCTTCCAGGATTGTCTTTAAGGGACAGAGTGACCTTGAGTATCGTCAAAAGGTACCTTGATTTCAAG GTGAGCGAGGTGTGGGATGAGATCAGCCGTGAGCTGAGCCTGGAAGGCATCCGGCCCGTCACGCCAGACCTGGAGATTCTACTCTCTGCCCAGCAGATGTCGCAACGCACGGCCGAGGCGGTGGTCGCCGAGCAGGAGGAAATCTTGCGGCAATACGACGAGGAGGCCAACAGGGAAGAAGAACTTATGTATGAAGAG ATGAAATCTCACTGGAAGCAACGTCAGCTCACAGCCAAGTCGTGGAGTAATTTTGTCTCCAAGACGTCCAACTATGACATCCTCAAG GAAATCAAAGAAAAGAGGCAGAAACACATAGAGTCCATTAGGCCTGAACCAGCGCTGGAGGATTTGGGACAGCGCCACGAAGGG GTTTTTATCGGGAAATTGTTGGCGGACACGATTAACGATGCCCGTGGCGGCGTCAACTTGAAGGTGGTCCAAACTCCTGTGATGGCGGCAGCGCACGAGGAAGCCTTGCGTGCCCCACGCGAGCCTCACTACTTCAACACGTTCCCTGACTGA
- the atp1a3a gene encoding LOW QUALITY PROTEIN: sodium/potassium-transporting ATPase subunit alpha-3a (The sequence of the model RefSeq protein was modified relative to this genomic sequence to represent the inferred CDS: inserted 1 base in 1 codon; deleted 1 base in 1 codon) encodes MGYGRSDSYRVATTQDKDEKESPKKKGGKGMDDLKKEVPITEHKMSVEEVCRKYTTDIVQGLTNARAAEYLARDGPNALTPPPTTPEWVKFCRQLFGGFSILLWIGAILCFLAYAIQAATEDEPAGDNLYLGIVLSAVVIITGCFSYFQEAKSSKIMESFKNMVPQQALVIREGEKMQINAEQVVAGDLVEVKGGDRIPADLRIISSHGCKVDNSSLTGESEPQTRSPDCTHENPLETRNIAFFSTNCVEGTARGIVVCTGDRTVMGRIATLTSGLETGKTPIAKEIEHFIHIITGVAVFLGVTFFVLSLVLGYSWLEAVIFLIGIIVANVPEGLLATVTVCLTLTAKRMARKNCLVKNLEAVETLGSTSTICSDKTGTLTQNRMTVAHMWFDNQIHEADTTEDQSGSSFDKSSQTWVSLARIASLCNRAVFKAGQDSLPILKREVAGDASESALLKCIELSCGTVKAMRDKNKKVAEIPFNSTNKYQLSIHESEDESENRYLLVMKGAPERILDRCSTIMLQGREQPMDDEMKEAFQNAYLELGGLGERVLGFCHLFLPEDSYPKGFAFDTDDVNFQTDNLCFVGLMSMIDPPRAAVPDAVGKCRSAGIKVIMVTGDHPITAKAIAKGVGIISEGNETVEDIAARLNIPVSQVNPRDAKACVIHGTDLKDLDQDQMDDILRNHTEIVFARTSPQQKLIIVEGCQRQGAIVAVTGDGVNDSPALKKADIGVAMGISGSDVSKQAADMILLDDNFASIVTGVEEGRLIFDNLKKSIAYTXTSNIPEITPFLFFILVNIPYPLGTITILCIDLGTDMVPAISLAYEAAESDIMKRQPRNPTRDKLVNERLISIAYGQIGMIQALGGFFAYFVIMAENGFRPAVLMGIRLNWDDRSNNDLEDSYGQQWTYEQRKIVEFTCHTAFFVSIVVVQWADVIICKTRRNSVFQQGMRNKILIFGLFEETALAALLSYCPGMDVALRMYPLKASWWFCAFPYSFLIFVYDEIRKLILRRNPGGWVERETYY; translated from the exons ATGGGG TATGGAAGGTCAGACAGCTACCGCGTGGCCACCACGCAGGACAAGGACGAGAAGGAGTCACCCAAGAAGAAAGGAGGCAAGGGTATGGACGACCTCAAGAAGGAAGTCCCCATC ACCGAGCACAAAATGTCTGTGGAGGAAGTTTGCAGGAAGTACACCACTGACATCGTCCAG GGTCTGACCAACGCAAGGGCTGCCGAGTACCTGGCCCGAGATGGCCCCAACGCCCTGACCCCGCCGCCCACTACTCCGGAGTGGGTCAAGTTCTGTCGCCAGCTGTTTGGCGGCTTCTCCATCCTGCTGTGGATCGGCGCCATCCTCTGTTTCCTGGCCTACGCCATCCAGGCCGCCACGGAGGACGAGCCCGCCGGGGACAAT TTGTACCTCGGTATCGTGTTGTCGGCCGTGGTCATCATCACCGGCTGCTTCTCTTACTTTCAAGAGGCCAAGAGCTCCAAGATCATGGAGTCCTTCAAGAACATGGTCCCCCAG CAAGCGCTGGTGATCCGCGAAGGGGAGAAGATGCAGATCAATGCCGAGCAGGTGGTGGCCGGAGACCTGGTGGAGGTGAAGGGGGGAGACCGAATCCCCGCCGACCTCCGCATCATCTCTTCCCACGGCTGCAAGGTGGACAACTCCTCCCTGACTGGCGAATCGGAGCCTCAGACCCGGTCGCCGGACTGCACCCATGAAAATCCTCTGGAGACCCGGAACATCGCCTTCTTCTCCACAAACTGCGTGGAAG GCACAGCTCGCGGCATCGTGGTGTGCACAGGTGATCGCACCGTGATGGGCCGCATCGCCACCCTCACTTCGGGCCTGGAGACCGGCAAG ACGCCCATCGCCAAGGAGATCGAGCACTTCATCCACATCATCACCGGCGTGGCCGTCTTCCTCGGCGTCACCTTCTTCGTCCTCTCGCTGGTCCTGGGCTACTCCTGGCTGGAGgccgtcatcttcctcatcgGCATCATCGTCGCCAACGTGCCCGAAGGCCTGCTGGCCACAGTCACG GTGTGTCTCACTCTAACTGCCAAGCGCATGGCCCGCAAGAACTGCCTGGTGAAGAACCTGGAGGCAGTGGAGACGCTAGGTTCTACCTCAACCATCTGCTCAGACAAGACGGGCACCCTGACCCAGAACAGGATGACGGTGGCTCACATGTGGTTTGACAACCAGATCCACGAGGCCGACACGACCGAGGACCAGTCAG GCTCCTCCTTCGACAAGAGCTCCCAGACTTGGGTGTCCCTGGCCCGTATCGCCTCGCTGTGCAACCGCGCCGTGTTCAAGGCCGGCCAGGACTCGCTGCCCATCCTCAAGCGTGAGGTGGCCGGCGACGCCTCCGAGTCGGCGTTGCTCAAATGCATCGAGCTGTCTTGCGGCACCGTCAAGGCCATGAGGGACAAGAACAAGAAGGTGGCTGAGATACCCTTCAACTCCACCAACAAGTATCAG CTTTCCATTCACGAGAGCGAGGACGAGTCGGAGAACCGCTACTTGCTGGTGATGAAGGGGGCACCCGAGAGGATCCTGGACCGCTGCTCCACCATCATGTTGCAGGGCCGCGAGCAGCCCATGGACGACGAGATGAAGGAGGCCTTCCAGAACGCTTACTTGGAACTGGGAGGCCTCGGGGAGCGAGTGCTGG GCTTCTGCCACCTCTTCCTCCCAGAGGACTCCTACCCAAAAGGTTTTGCCTTTGACACGGACGACGTCAACTTCCAGACGGACAATCTTTGCTTCGTGGGCCTCATGTCCATGATCGACCCACCCCGCGCCGCCGTCCCCGACGCTGTCGGCAAGTGTCGCTCCGCCGGCATCAAG GTCATCATGGTGACCGGCGATCATCCGATCACAGCTAAGGCCATCGCCAAGGGTGTGGGCATCATCTCCGAGGGCAACGAGACGGTCGAGGACATCGCCGCGCGTCTCAACATCCCCGTGAGTCAGGTGAACCCCAG GGACGCCAAAGCCTGCGTGATCCACGGGACAGACCTGAAGGACCTCGACCAGGACCAGATGGACGACATTTTAAGGAACCACACGGAGATCGTCTTTGCCAGAACCTCACCTCAGCAGAAGCTCATCATCGTCGAAGGCTGCCAGAGACAG GGCGCCATCGTAGCCGTGACGGGCGACGGCGTCAACGACTCTCCCGCCCTCAAGAAGGCCGACATCGGCGTCGCCATGGGGATCTCCGGCTCGGACGTATCCAAACAAGCCGCCGACATGATCCTGCTAGACGACAACTTTGCCTCCATCGTCACGGGCGTGGAGGAAG GCCGCCTCATCTTTGACAACCTGAAGAAGTCCATCGCCTACA CTACCAGCAACATCCCCGAGATCACccccttcctcttcttcatcctgGTCAACATCCCG TACCCTCTGGGTACCATCACCATCCTCTGCATCGACCTGGGCACAGACATG GTGCCGGCCATCTCGCTGGCGTACGAGGCAGCCGAAAGCGACATCATGAAGCGTCAGCCCAGGAACCCGACGAGAGACAAACTGGTCAACGAGAGGCTCATCAGCATCGCTTACGGACAGATCG GTATGATCCAAGCTCTCGGCGGCTTCTTCGCCTACTTCGTCATCATGGCAGAGAACGGCTTCCGGCCCGCCGTACTGATGGGAATTCGCCTCAACTGGGACGACCGCtccaacaacgacctggaggACAGCTACGGCCAACAATGG ACGTACGAGCAGCGCAAGATTGTGGAGTTCACATGCCACACGGCCTTCTTCGTCAGCATCGTGGTGGTGCAGTGGGCTGACGTCATCATCTGCAAGACCAGACGCAACTCCGTCTTCCAGCAGGGCATGAG GAACAAGATTCTGATCTTCGGCCTCTTTGAGGAAACGGCTCTGGCCGCCTTACTGTCCTACTGCCCCGGCATGGACGTAGCGCTACGGATGTACCCGCTCAA GGCCAGCTGGTGGTTCTGCGCCTTCCCGTACAGTTTCCTCATCTTTGTTTACGATGAGATCCGAAAGCTCATCCTGCGCCGAAATCCTGGAG GATGGGTGGAAAGGGAGACATACTATTAA
- the LOC119130143 gene encoding cilia- and flagella-associated protein 69-like isoform X1 encodes MDSCEVMHTEKSELAVVRPRGPDHVEQVCPRILDLGKVINLLEDPLTTHMHERHLFVLKKLFKKKQHGFLLRELVIITRILKVCGEKADKHPEFCGILCEALKISRLPFLKERVSDELNYAEDVKQFLSRIGYLMKVLDGEVRRHVVESVKSFYSISVPDKAPLDGPQPTSPGYRLQLLERSDLAKTLFLSVAALEKQPAIKLLLLQTLQMLSSTSDMNCALILSAQGAESICLRMNEPDPSGMILFHSSEILWNLLESGNKAAVAAQLSSVECAISLKEAFIHALLNTFRHVDLQVRNDLLVLTTLFAENSCALLIESLFARQLVALSTFPELKSGTSLVGKLKLTYNMEDLQMKKLLLNLLLVMSRDPAIIPIFKEEQVILALLTLAKPPVASAEVKSGSRHWSSVQLEELQLQALAVLATLAPLVLDHYMSCYGNVTLLHLLDWCVMEDGYCGQGHSFHATGGRGSKKAHMRYSIRLMRSVTSLDDRNLNQDLCDQGTIHLLLELLIRMESSPGDEDAVTVEMKSDVLIILSALCENNMHRKELFGSVGVEMMVHFLRRGASMFYSGLGHNKLLLSTLVCVRTCIVGCYTTEDYFLIQDGVLVLLDLLSSSPKCVHCVVLATLLELCDNRNTIFHILSWSDGGGRTAPSLLLRVWRREEEDLGVNRNQYGGIADPKEPVLAHRKVDDAELMSILDTTSTVVLEMQENLLAKIYLTFCRIGFEDLPGLSLRDRVTLSIVKRYLDFKVSEVWDEISRELSLEGIRPVTPDLEILLSAQQMSQRTAEAVVAEQEEILRQYDEEANREEELMYEEMKSHWKQRQLTAKSWSNFVSKTSNYDILKEIKEKRQKHIESIRPEPALEDLGQRHEGVFIGKLLADTINDARGGVNLKVVQTPVMAAAHEEALRAPREPHYFNTFPD; translated from the exons ATGGATTCATGTGAAGTTATGCATACAGAGAAATCGGAGCTAGCTGTTGTCCGGCCGAGAGGACCAGACCATGTTGAGCAG GTCTGTCCAAGAATTCTCGATCTTGGCAAGGTGATAAATTTGCTTGAAGACCCCTTGACA ACCCACATGCATGAGAGGCACCTTTTTGTGCTCAAGAAGCTGTTCAAGAAGAAACAACACGGCTTT CTGCTGAGGGAGCTAGTGATCATCACAAGGATCCTCAAAGTCTGCGGCGAGAAGGCCGACAAGCACCCGGAATTCTGCGGCATTCTGTGCGAGGCTCTGAAGATTTCCAG GCTTCCCTTCCTGAAAGAGAGAGTGTCGGATGAGCTCAACTATGCTGAAGATGTCAAGCAGTTTCTCTCTCGCATTG GCTACCTGATGAAGGTGTTGGACGGCGAGGTGAGGCGTCATGTCGTGGAGTCGGTCAAGTCTTTCTACAGCATCTCGGTTCCAGACAAAGCGCCGCTTGACG GCCCTCAACCGACGTCCCCCGGCTACCGACTTCAGCTTCTGGAGCGTAGCGATCTAGCCAAGACGCTCTTCCTATCCGTGGCGGCGCTGGAGAAGCAACCCGCCATCAAGCTCCTGCTCCTGCAAACACTTCAGATGCTCTCCAGCACATCTG ATATGAACTGCGCTTTAATATTGAGCGCGCAAGGGGCCGAAAGCATCTGTCTGCGCATGAACGAACCCGACCCGTCCGGAATGATCCTGTTCCATTCCTCGGAAATCCTCTGGAACCTTTTGGAGAGTGGCAACAAGGCCGCAGTGGCCGCCCAGCTAAGCAGCGTGGAGTGCGCCAT ATCTCTAAAAGAAGCATTTATCCACGCTCTCCTCAACACTTTCCGACACGTTGACCTCCAAGTCCGCAACGATCTTCTGGTGCTCACCACCCTCTTTGCTGAGAACTCCTGCGCTCTCCTCATT GAGAGCCTATTCGCCAGGCAGCTCGTTGCGCTCAGCACGTTTCCCGAAC TGAAGAGTGGCACTAGTTTGGTGGGCAAGCTGAAGCTGACGTACAATATGGAAGACCTACAAATGAAGAAGCTGCTGTTAAATCTGCTACTTGTCATGTCCAGAGATCCCGCAATCATTCCG ATCTTCAAGGAGGAACAAGTGATACTAGCCCTGCTGACCTTGGCCAAACCACCCGTCGCCTCCGCCGAAGTCAAATCGGGGTCTCGGCATTGGTCGTCCGTCCAGCTGGAGGAGCTTCAGCTGCAGGCTCTGGCAGTCCTCGCCACTTTGGCGCCGCTGGTTCTGGACCACTACATGTCTTGTTATGGCAACGTGACCCTGTTGCACCTTCTGGACTGGTGCGTCATGGAAG ACGGCTACTGTGGTCAAGGTCACAGCTTCCACGCCACCGGAGGCCGAGGCAGCAAGAAGGCTCACATGCGATACTCCATCAGACTGATGAGATCTGTTACCTCGCTGGATGACAGGAACCTCAACCAGGACCTGTGCGACCAGGGGACCATACATCTGCTTCTAG AGCTTCTAATACGGATGGAGTCGAGCCCCGGCGATGAGGATGCGGTCACCGTGGAGATGAAGTCCGACGTGCTGATCATCCTCTCGGCGCTTTGTGAGAACAACATGCACAGGAAG GAGCTGTTTGGGTCCGTGGGCGTGGAGATGATGGTCCATTTCCTGAGGAGGGGCGCCAGTATGTTCTACAGCGGCCTGGGACACAACAAGCTCCTCCTCTCGACCTTGGTGTGCGTGCG CACCTGCATCGTGGGCTGCTACACAACAGAGGATTACTTCCTAATCCAAGATGGGGTGCTGGTTTTACTCGACCTACTCAGT TCGAGTCCCAAGTGTGTTCACTGCGTGGTCCTGGCCACTCTGTTGGAGCTGTGCGACAACCGGAACACGATTTTTCACATTCTGAGCTGGAGCGACGGCGGAGGCCGGACGGCTCCGAGTCTCCTGCTGCGAGTGTGGCGgcgagaggaggaggatcTTGGAGTCAACCGGAACCAATACGGCGGGATCGCAG ACCCGAAGGAGCCCGTCCTGGCCCATCGGAAGGTGGACGACGCAGAGCTGATGTCGATTCTGGATACAACCAGCACCGTCGTGCTGGAGATGCAAGAAAACCTGCTGGCCAAGATTTACTTGACCTTCTGCAGAATTG GTTTCGAGGATCTTCCAGGATTGTCTTTAAGGGACAGAGTGACCTTGAGTATCGTCAAAAGGTACCTTGATTTCAAG GTGAGCGAGGTGTGGGATGAGATCAGCCGTGAGCTGAGCCTGGAAGGCATCCGGCCCGTCACGCCAGACCTGGAGATTCTACTCTCTGCCCAGCAGATGTCGCAACGCACGGCCGAGGCGGTGGTCGCCGAGCAGGAGGAAATCTTGCGGCAATACGACGAGGAGGCCAACAGGGAAGAAGAACTTATGTATGAAGAG ATGAAATCTCACTGGAAGCAACGTCAGCTCACAGCCAAGTCGTGGAGTAATTTTGTCTCCAAGACGTCCAACTATGACATCCTCAAG GAAATCAAAGAAAAGAGGCAGAAACACATAGAGTCCATTAGGCCTGAACCAGCGCTGGAGGATTTGGGACAGCGCCACGAAGGG GTTTTTATCGGGAAATTGTTGGCGGACACGATTAACGATGCCCGTGGCGGCGTCAACTTGAAGGTGGTCCAAACTCCTGTGATGGCGGCAGCGCACGAGGAAGCCTTGCGTGCCCCACGCGAGCCTCACTACTTCAACACGTTCCCTGACTGA